In one bacterium genomic region, the following are encoded:
- a CDS encoding phenylacetate--CoA ligase, whose protein sequence is MIWNEKYECMSIEERKKLQLERLKFILGYAYERIPFYKQSFDKQGIKPSDLKQLSDLSKFPTVTKIDLRDNYPFGLFAQPLENIQRLHASSGTTGKPIVAGYTRNDIDTWAEVIARTLACGDCGKKDVVQNAYGYGLFTGGLGIHYGAEKIGATVIPISGGN, encoded by the coding sequence ATGATATGGAATGAAAAGTATGAGTGCATGTCCATCGAAGAACGTAAAAAACTCCAACTCGAACGTCTCAAGTTCATTCTCGGTTATGCGTACGAGCGAATTCCTTTTTATAAACAGTCATTTGACAAGCAGGGGATCAAACCATCCGATCTGAAACAGCTCTCGGACCTTTCGAAATTCCCGACTGTCACGAAAATAGATTTACGCGACAATTATCCCTTCGGCCTGTTTGCCCAGCCGCTCGAAAACATTCAGCGTCTCCATGCATCGTCCGGAACAACGGGAAAACCGATCGTTGCAGGTTATACCAGAAACGATATCGACACGTGGGCCGAGGTTATAGCCCGGACGCTCGCCTGCGGGGACTGCGGTAAAAAGGACGTTGTACAGAATGCTTACGGTTATGGCCTCTTTACCGGCGGTCTCGGTATTCATTACGGCGCCGAAAAGATCGGTGCGACTGTCATCCCCATCTCGGGTGGAAACA
- a CDS encoding indolepyruvate oxidoreductase subunit beta — protein MSKETINVIMVGVGGQGIILASEVLSEAALRAGYDIRKSEVHGMAQRGGSVSSHVRFGKTVRSPLIENGQADIMLAFEKVEGLRASDMLRNNATIILNDAEIVPTTVSLGMGEYPDNVTDSLRGMGFRIVPVNADHLAEQAGTVKAANVVLLASLASFLDIDKEVWIDVIKSRVPQKYLDINLKAFALGYEASCA, from the coding sequence ATGAGTAAAGAAACAATCAATGTCATTATGGTCGGAGTCGGCGGTCAGGGAATTATCCTCGCTTCCGAGGTTCTCAGCGAAGCAGCCCTCCGCGCCGGTTACGATATCCGCAAGAGCGAAGTCCATGGCATGGCCCAGCGCGGGGGCAGTGTATCGAGCCATGTGCGCTTCGGTAAAACGGTCCGGTCGCCGCTTATCGAGAACGGTCAGGCGGATATCATGCTCGCTTTCGAAAAGGTCGAGGGCCTGCGCGCGTCCGACATGCTCAGGAACAATGCGACCATTATCCTCAACGATGCGGAAATTGTACCCACTACGGTTTCTCTGGGCATGGGAGAATACCCGGATAACGTTACGGACTCTCTTCGCGGCATGGGATTCAGAATCGTTCCGGTCAATGCCGATCATCTGGCGGAACAGGCAGGCACGGTAAAAGCGGCTAATGTCGTCCTGCTGGCCTCTCTTGCCTCGTTTCTTGATATCGATAAAGAGGTATGGATAGACGTTATCAAGAGCAGGGTACCTCAAAAATATCTCGATATTAATCTGAAAGCGTTTGCATTGGGTTATGAAGCTTCGTGCGCATAA
- the iorA gene encoding indolepyruvate ferredoxin oxidoreductase subunit alpha — protein sequence MTQTKKLLTGDEAVARGAWEAGVKVAAAYPGTPSTEILENIAHYDEIYAEWSPNEKVALEVAGNAAIAGVRAIASMKHVGLNVAADPLMTLSYTGIGRGLVIVSADDPGMHSSQNEQDNRYYAKFAKIPMLEPADSQEALDMTMEAFEISETFDTPVLIVLTTRVCHGKSPVIIGERTEVETKPFIRTTAKYVMVPGHARKRHVIVEERSIKLSELSEKIRFNRIIRGKGEIGIITSGVASQYAMEVMPDADFLLLGMTWPLPENLIRTFAASVKKLFVVEELEPYLEEHIRQLGIEVTGKEVFPRCDELNPELVRQGLTGEKPSPSRIPADIPIPVRPPVLCPGCPHRGFFHIVNKNKLYVTGDIGCYTLSVLPPLKAMDTCICMGASISGAIGFSKAFEDQPGKRVIAVLGDSTFMHSGLTGLMDTVYNKSKVITCVLDNRTTAMTGHQEHPGTGFTIKGEPTHAVDIAEVARALGVRHVHVVDPYNLEETDKAVKACMELDEPSVIVAKRACALKCRNQDFALSVVNQAQCKKCGACLKIGCPAIVKKGDVIMVDKGMCYGCGICRQVCPFGAIEAIE from the coding sequence ATGACCCAGACAAAAAAACTGTTAACCGGAGATGAGGCCGTTGCACGGGGAGCATGGGAAGCCGGTGTGAAGGTTGCCGCAGCTTATCCCGGTACTCCATCAACGGAGATACTTGAAAATATAGCTCATTATGATGAAATCTATGCCGAATGGTCACCAAACGAGAAGGTTGCTCTCGAAGTTGCCGGTAATGCCGCCATTGCGGGAGTGAGAGCAATCGCATCGATGAAACATGTGGGGCTGAACGTTGCCGCGGACCCGCTCATGACACTCTCGTATACAGGTATCGGCCGCGGTTTGGTCATTGTAAGCGCGGATGATCCGGGAATGCATTCATCACAGAACGAGCAGGATAACCGTTATTACGCAAAATTCGCAAAAATCCCCATGCTTGAGCCAGCCGACAGCCAGGAAGCCCTGGACATGACCATGGAAGCTTTCGAGATTTCGGAGACGTTCGATACTCCAGTGCTCATCGTTCTCACCACACGGGTCTGTCACGGGAAAAGCCCGGTAATCATCGGCGAGCGCACAGAGGTTGAGACGAAACCGTTCATCCGCACAACGGCGAAATACGTCATGGTTCCCGGTCATGCCCGTAAACGCCATGTGATTGTAGAGGAGCGGTCGATAAAACTCAGCGAGCTGTCGGAAAAAATCAGGTTTAACCGTATCATTCGGGGAAAGGGAGAAATCGGCATTATCACATCGGGTGTAGCATCCCAGTATGCGATGGAAGTCATGCCCGACGCCGATTTCCTGCTTCTGGGCATGACATGGCCTCTGCCGGAAAATCTCATCAGGACATTCGCGGCGAGTGTAAAAAAACTTTTTGTTGTCGAAGAGCTCGAACCCTATCTTGAAGAACATATCAGGCAGCTTGGTATCGAGGTGACCGGCAAGGAGGTTTTCCCACGGTGCGATGAGCTGAATCCGGAGCTGGTCAGGCAGGGATTGACCGGTGAAAAACCATCGCCGTCACGGATTCCGGCAGATATTCCCATCCCCGTGAGACCTCCCGTTCTCTGTCCGGGATGTCCTCACCGCGGTTTCTTCCATATCGTAAACAAGAATAAGCTCTACGTAACAGGCGATATCGGCTGTTACACCCTGAGCGTCCTGCCGCCTCTCAAGGCCATGGACACCTGCATCTGTATGGGCGCATCCATCAGCGGAGCGATAGGATTCTCAAAAGCGTTCGAGGATCAACCGGGTAAAAGAGTCATAGCTGTGCTCGGAGATTCGACATTCATGCATTCCGGCCTTACCGGGCTCATGGATACCGTGTACAATAAATCGAAGGTTATCACCTGTGTGCTCGATAACCGGACGACCGCCATGACCGGCCATCAGGAGCATCCGGGCACCGGATTCACGATCAAGGGCGAACCGACCCATGCGGTCGATATCGCCGAAGTCGCACGGGCGCTTGGTGTCAGGCATGTCCATGTCGTCGATCCCTACAACCTCGAAGAAACCGACAAGGCAGTAAAGGCCTGCATGGAGCTCGATGAGCCTTCGGTCATCGTGGCAAAAAGAGCCTGCGCCCTTAAATGCAGGAATCAGGATTTTGCCCTTTCCGTGGTCAACCAGGCCCAATGTAAAAAATGCGGCGCCTGTCTTAAAATCGGGTGTCCGGCTATTGTCAAAAAGGGCGATGTAATCATGGTTGACAAAGGAATGTGTTATGGCTGCGGCATCTGCAGGCAGGTTTGTCCGTTTGGAGCGATCGAGGCGATAGAATAA
- a CDS encoding glucose-1-phosphate adenylyltransferase, with product MKRVLAVILGGGRGSRLQPLTKLRAKPAVPIAGKFRLIDIPISNCINSHLMHIYILTQFNSVSLHRHIYQTYKFDSFSTGFIEILAAQQTMSSEQWYQGTADAVRQQFPHLRARDMDYFLILSGDHLYQMDYNKFVDFHRDTGADVTVAVKPVAADNASDFGILKTDRNDRIVDFREKPSPEELNGLESDTDAAKPYLASMGIYVFNRGVLVRLLTGEKGDDFGRHIIPYAIKHLNVKAYKFNGYWEDIGTIKSFFHANLALTDQFPAFDLYRRDHPIYTRPRYLPASKLLGCRISNSSICEGCIIEESIIDRSVIGIRSKISPGVRLKNVIMMGADSYQSLQEIDEDQMAGSPMIGIGRNTVIENAIIDKNARIGENVTLVNKDHVAEHACPYFEVREGIIVVYKNAIIPSGTTF from the coding sequence ATTAAAAGAGTTCTCGCGGTGATTCTTGGCGGAGGCCGTGGATCGAGACTTCAGCCGTTGACCAAACTCAGGGCAAAACCCGCAGTCCCCATTGCGGGCAAATTCAGGCTGATCGATATCCCGATATCGAACTGCATCAACTCTCATTTGATGCATATTTACATCCTTACCCAGTTCAATTCGGTATCGCTGCACCGTCATATCTACCAGACATACAAATTCGACTCGTTTTCGACCGGTTTCATCGAGATTCTTGCCGCTCAGCAGACCATGTCGAGCGAACAATGGTACCAGGGCACGGCGGATGCGGTACGTCAGCAGTTTCCCCATCTCCGTGCACGGGATATGGATTATTTTCTCATCCTTTCGGGCGATCATCTGTACCAGATGGATTACAACAAGTTCGTTGACTTTCACCGTGATACGGGTGCGGATGTTACTGTTGCCGTAAAGCCAGTCGCCGCGGACAATGCGAGCGATTTCGGAATTCTGAAGACAGACCGTAATGATCGTATCGTCGATTTCAGAGAAAAACCGTCCCCGGAGGAGCTTAACGGCCTGGAATCGGATACCGATGCCGCTAAACCGTACCTCGCTTCAATGGGAATCTACGTGTTCAACCGCGGAGTTCTCGTACGGCTGCTTACCGGTGAAAAAGGCGATGATTTCGGCCGCCATATCATACCGTACGCCATAAAGCATCTTAATGTAAAGGCCTACAAATTCAACGGATACTGGGAAGATATCGGAACCATCAAGAGCTTTTTCCATGCAAATCTTGCCCTCACCGACCAGTTCCCGGCCTTCGATCTGTACCGGAGGGATCACCCAATATACACGAGGCCGCGATATCTCCCCGCAAGCAAGCTGCTCGGGTGCAGGATATCCAATTCGAGCATCTGCGAAGGCTGCATTATCGAAGAAAGTATTATCGATCGCTCGGTTATCGGTATCCGGTCAAAAATCAGCCCGGGCGTACGATTGAAAAATGTTATCATGATGGGAGCGGACAGTTACCAGTCACTCCAGGAAATCGACGAGGATCAGATGGCAGGCTCGCCGATGATCGGGATAGGAAGAAACACGGTCATAGAGAATGCAATAATCGACAAAAACGCCCGTATCGGTGAAAACGTGACCCTCGTGAACAAGGATCATGTTGCCGAGCATGCGTGCCCGTATTTTGAAGTAAGGGAAGGGATTATAGTGGTTTATAAAAACGCCATTATCCCTTCGGGTACCACCTTCTGA
- a CDS encoding phenylacetate--CoA ligase, whose protein sequence is MGVWNKNMEMIGRDDLDQIKMERLQAALNRAINNVPFYHDLFEKNGVVPENVRNIKDLGKIPFTTRDDLVEHQPYGFFAVPLRDVRRIHSSSGTTGRPVVVGYTRNDRDHWAELLARILCAIGIDSNDIVQVSFAYGLFSGGFGLDMGAEHMGATVIPVSIGDVEQQIRIMRDYHTTCLFSTPSYAMQISYFIKKKGIEKHELTLRKGLFGAEPWSEDVRSQIEKSLGIEAYDIYGISELMGPGVAGECEYKDGLHVWEDHFIAEIIDPETGSILGPHEEGELVLTTLTRESMPLIRYRTGDITSISPEPCRCGRPHERLGRIRSRKTDLIIIRGVNIYVRDIEELLNRLFEFPVRYQLVVSRDDQGDNLEILIEVTDRLFGDEMRKYGHMESTIRHVLTSRLSFEPAVRFVEPSHFPRPGEKYPRTVDLRNANR, encoded by the coding sequence ATGGGTGTCTGGAATAAAAATATGGAGATGATCGGCCGGGATGATCTCGATCAGATTAAAATGGAGCGGTTACAGGCCGCGCTGAACCGCGCCATAAACAATGTACCGTTTTACCATGATCTTTTTGAAAAAAACGGCGTTGTTCCCGAAAACGTGCGAAACATCAAAGACCTGGGGAAAATACCGTTTACGACACGGGACGACCTCGTCGAACACCAGCCATACGGTTTTTTTGCTGTTCCGCTCCGTGATGTTCGTCGAATTCATTCTTCATCAGGAACAACGGGACGGCCCGTTGTCGTCGGGTATACCCGTAACGACCGTGACCACTGGGCCGAACTCCTTGCCCGTATTCTCTGCGCAATCGGGATCGATTCGAACGATATTGTGCAGGTTTCATTCGCCTATGGCCTGTTTTCGGGAGGATTCGGACTCGATATGGGGGCTGAGCACATGGGGGCAACGGTGATCCCCGTATCCATAGGAGATGTGGAGCAGCAGATACGGATCATGAGGGATTATCACACGACGTGTCTTTTCTCGACGCCGTCATACGCCATGCAGATCAGCTATTTTATAAAGAAGAAAGGTATCGAAAAACACGAACTGACCCTCAGGAAAGGGCTGTTCGGCGCAGAACCGTGGAGCGAGGATGTGCGGTCACAGATCGAGAAATCGCTCGGTATCGAGGCTTACGATATCTACGGAATCAGCGAACTCATGGGTCCGGGAGTAGCCGGCGAATGTGAATACAAGGACGGCCTCCATGTATGGGAAGACCACTTTATCGCTGAAATTATCGATCCCGAAACAGGCAGCATCCTTGGTCCTCATGAAGAAGGCGAGCTTGTGCTTACGACACTCACCCGCGAATCAATGCCGCTTATCCGCTACAGGACCGGCGACATAACATCCATAAGTCCCGAACCGTGCCGGTGTGGCCGGCCTCATGAACGGCTTGGACGAATCCGGAGCCGCAAAACCGACCTTATCATTATTCGCGGTGTCAATATTTACGTTCGCGACATCGAAGAGTTGCTCAACAGGCTGTTTGAATTCCCGGTGCGATACCAGCTTGTCGTTTCGCGCGATGACCAGGGAGACAACCTTGAAATCCTTATCGAGGTGACCGATAGACTGTTCGGCGATGAAATGAGGAAATACGGACACATGGAATCCACCATCAGACACGTCCTTACGAGCAGGCTTTCGTTCGAACCAGCCGTAAGGTTCGTCGAACCAAGCCATTTCCCGCGGCCCGGAGAAAAATATCCCCGGACAGTCGATTTACGCAATGCCAATCGATAG
- a CDS encoding ABC transporter ATP-binding protein encodes MLVVKNLEAYYDRIQALKGISIHIARGEVVSLIGANGAGKTTTLHALSGLLKNIGGEIIFEGKSIRNMSPEKIVTLGIAQSPENRLVFDPLSVIDNLRLGAYTRNDKKEISQDIEWVLGLFPRLAERRNNLAGTLSGGEQQMLAFGRALMAKPKLLLLDEPSTGLAPLIIREIYTVIEQLKHEGRTILLVEQNAKLALKVSDRGYVLETGKMVLSGTSKELEQSQDIQRAYLGSSVDGFLGS; translated from the coding sequence ATGCTCGTCGTAAAAAATCTCGAAGCATATTACGACCGTATCCAGGCCCTCAAGGGAATATCGATCCACATTGCCCGCGGAGAGGTTGTGAGCCTTATCGGGGCAAACGGCGCTGGAAAGACAACGACACTCCATGCTCTGTCGGGCCTTCTCAAGAATATCGGGGGCGAAATCATCTTCGAGGGAAAATCGATACGAAATATGTCGCCGGAAAAAATTGTCACCCTCGGAATAGCCCAATCGCCGGAAAACCGCCTGGTTTTCGATCCGCTCAGCGTGATCGACAACCTCAGGCTCGGCGCATACACACGGAACGATAAAAAAGAAATTTCGCAGGATATTGAATGGGTCCTTGGCCTTTTCCCACGGCTGGCGGAACGGCGCAACAACCTTGCAGGAACGCTTTCGGGCGGTGAACAGCAGATGCTCGCGTTCGGCCGGGCGCTCATGGCAAAGCCGAAGCTCCTTCTTCTCGACGAGCCGTCGACAGGTCTTGCACCCCTGATAATACGGGAAATCTATACGGTTATCGAGCAACTGAAACACGAAGGCAGAACCATTCTCCTCGTCGAGCAGAATGCGAAACTGGCCCTCAAGGTATCCGACAGGGGATATGTACTCGAAACCGGGAAAATGGTGTTATCGGGAACATCGAAGGAACTTGAGCAGAGCCAGGATATTCAGCGCGCTTATCTCGGCAGTTCCGTAGACGGTTTCCTGGGATCGTGA
- a CDS encoding ABC transporter ATP-binding protein — protein sequence MENTNNKQPMSFLKIEGLCRFFGGVKAVCDLDACIQEGIITAMIGPNGAGKTTAFNLVTGLLPASTGKIYFRGKDITGLPPYRIAALGIARTFQNIRIFSNMSALENVMVGVHTRSRKGMLSSALRLPSVSREERFIREEALKALDFVGLGDLASMNAGNLPFGQQRILEIARALAAKPRLLLLDEPAAGLNSQETIKLGRLIRLILDSGITVFLVEHDMELVMNISNSVIVLNNGILITCGTPSEVQKNPEVIAAYLGD from the coding sequence ATGGAAAACACGAACAATAAACAACCGATGAGCTTTCTCAAAATCGAAGGACTGTGCCGCTTCTTTGGCGGTGTAAAAGCTGTCTGCGATCTGGATGCATGCATTCAGGAAGGCATCATTACAGCCATGATCGGACCCAACGGCGCCGGAAAAACCACGGCGTTCAATCTCGTCACCGGTCTTCTTCCGGCCTCGACGGGAAAGATTTATTTCCGCGGGAAGGATATTACCGGTCTTCCACCCTACAGGATCGCCGCACTGGGTATAGCGCGTACTTTTCAGAACATCCGCATATTTTCCAATATGTCCGCGCTGGAAAATGTGATGGTGGGCGTTCACACACGAAGCCGGAAGGGAATGTTATCCTCGGCGTTACGGCTACCCTCGGTAAGCCGTGAGGAACGGTTCATCCGTGAGGAAGCCCTGAAAGCGCTCGATTTCGTCGGGCTCGGAGACCTTGCATCGATGAACGCAGGGAACCTTCCATTCGGGCAACAGCGTATTCTTGAGATAGCACGGGCGCTCGCGGCCAAGCCCAGGCTTCTCCTGCTCGATGAACCGGCGGCAGGTCTCAATTCGCAGGAAACCATCAAACTCGGCAGGCTCATCCGGCTCATTCTCGATTCCGGCATTACGGTTTTTCTCGTGGAACATGACATGGAACTGGTCATGAATATCTCCAACTCGGTTATCGTGCTCAACAACGGTATTCTCATCACATGCGGTACACCTTCGGAAGTACAGAAAAATCCAGAGGTTATTGCGGCATATCTGGGAGATTAA
- a CDS encoding branched-chain amino acid ABC transporter permease, translated as MGKSNYIKCAALILIIGILPVFVHNQYLLSILVFAGIYAIVAIGLSMLMGYAGQISLGHAGFFAIGGYSSAILTKMHHFHPVTAMLIGAGLAIFAALIVGLPSLRLRGHYLAMATLGFGEIIYVSSGAAVGLTEGPSGFSGVPSMSVAGYVFKSELSKYFLVWTIVLIVLIVSLNIIHSRVGRALRSIHGDETAANAMGVNVARYKIQVFVYSAILASIAGSLYVHHMRFVSPTGFNLNKSILFLIMIMSGGMGSLWGAIIGASIFTLLPEFLGVFNEYDILMYGAILLGMMMFLPEGLTGLIAKITGYCTARWKTRTINNR; from the coding sequence ATGGGAAAAAGCAATTATATAAAATGCGCGGCGTTGATTCTGATAATCGGAATACTCCCGGTATTTGTCCATAATCAGTATCTGCTGAGCATTCTCGTGTTCGCCGGAATTTACGCGATTGTTGCAATAGGACTCAGTATGCTCATGGGTTATGCCGGGCAGATTTCTCTCGGTCATGCGGGATTTTTTGCCATCGGGGGATATTCTTCGGCCATCCTTACGAAAATGCATCACTTCCATCCAGTGACCGCCATGCTTATCGGAGCAGGTCTGGCGATTTTTGCGGCTCTCATTGTCGGGCTGCCATCCCTCAGGCTGAGAGGACACTATCTTGCCATGGCAACACTCGGATTCGGCGAAATAATCTATGTGTCGAGCGGCGCCGCAGTCGGGCTGACAGAAGGCCCATCCGGTTTCAGCGGTGTTCCGAGCATGTCAGTCGCCGGATATGTTTTCAAGAGTGAGTTATCGAAATATTTCCTGGTCTGGACTATTGTACTCATTGTCCTGATCGTATCGCTCAACATTATTCATTCACGGGTAGGCCGTGCTCTGCGGAGTATCCACGGCGACGAGACCGCCGCGAATGCAATGGGGGTCAATGTCGCAAGGTATAAAATACAGGTTTTTGTCTATTCTGCCATTCTGGCTTCCATAGCGGGAAGTTTATACGTTCATCATATGCGTTTTGTAAGCCCGACGGGTTTTAATTTAAATAAATCGATTCTTTTCCTGATCATGATCATGAGCGGCGGTATGGGGAGTCTCTGGGGCGCCATAATCGGAGCTTCCATTTTCACACTCCTTCCGGAATTCCTCGGCGTGTTCAACGAATACGATATTCTCATGTACGGAGCCATTTTGCTCGGAATGATGATGTTTCTCCCGGAAGGTCTCACGGGGCTTATCGCAAAAATTACAGGATATTGTACGGCGCGATGGAAAACACGAACAATAAACAACCGATGA